One Longimicrobiales bacterium DNA window includes the following coding sequences:
- a CDS encoding septal ring lytic transglycosylase RlpA family protein: MRHRIILKVVVAAGVAASCAGAAIAPAPEVPPSRPAGVTLTPVVIDAQGRMTPPPERPSAGMVPLEEAEGEATYYASRFDGRRAASGVVFRNSEPYAAHRSYPFGTVVRVTNLVNDRSVIVRIIDRGPHGTSERAQRTIIDVSQSAARELDFIRAGRIPVRVEVLEWGSGTR; the protein is encoded by the coding sequence ATGCGACATCGGATCATACTGAAGGTGGTCGTCGCCGCGGGCGTCGCCGCATCATGCGCGGGCGCAGCGATCGCGCCCGCACCCGAGGTCCCTCCGTCCCGCCCGGCCGGTGTGACGCTCACTCCCGTGGTGATCGATGCGCAGGGCCGGATGACGCCTCCGCCGGAACGGCCGTCGGCCGGGATGGTGCCGCTCGAGGAAGCGGAAGGCGAGGCGACGTATTATGCGAGCAGGTTCGATGGTCGCCGCGCCGCCAGCGGCGTGGTGTTCCGGAACTCGGAGCCGTATGCCGCGCACCGTTCCTATCCGTTCGGAACCGTGGTTCGTGTGACGAACCTGGTCAACGACCGATCCGTGATCGTTCGCATCATCGACCGCGGGCCGCACGGCACTTCGGAGCGGGCGCAGCGCACGATCATCGATGTCTCGCAGAGCGCAGCGCGCGAGCTGGACTTCATCAGGGCCGGACGGATTCCCGTTCGTGTCGAAGTCCTCGAGTGGGGATCGGGCACCCGCTGA